A genomic stretch from Aedes albopictus strain Foshan chromosome 2, AalbF5, whole genome shotgun sequence includes:
- the LOC109413458 gene encoding arylalkylamine N-acetyltransferase-like 2, whose amino-acid sequence MIRIPRSLRSVSYKSVRQQLASSTMTAAASDSIALRVARPDELEQVREVLRRIYYPEEGITVSYVHGKQHTLDDERFSLSFVEQGTVVLAEDAAAKKFIGVAIAGPIRPGDPDAMVEEAATTETKKWGDILKLLALLERTADVCGRYELEQAYHLHILAVDPTYRGHALGQRLLQFHMDLAKQLGFKAISGDFTSVFSVKLAEKLGMECISQLALDEYRDEKGEKLFEPLDVHQVIKTCVKLL is encoded by the coding sequence ATGATCCGTATACCTCGTTCGCTCAGGTCAGTCAGTTATAAGTCTGTGCGCCAGCAGCTTGCTTCATCCACCATGACCGCCGCCGCCTCCGATAGCATAGCGCTTCGCGTTGCTCGTCCGGACGAGCTAGAGCAGGTGCGTGAGGTTCTCCGCAGAATCTACTACCCGGAGGAAGGTATTACCGTGTCGTACGTCCACGGTAAGCAACACACCCTGGACGATGAACGATTTTCGCTGTCGTTTGTCGAGCAGGGCACCGTGGTTTTGGCGGAGGATGCAGCAGCGAAGAAGTTCATTGGGGTTGCGATAGCTGGACCCATCCGGCCGGGAGATCCCGATGCGATGGTGGAGGAAGCGGCCACTACCGAAACGAAGAAGTGGGGTGATATCCTTAAGTTGCTGGCGCTGCTGGAACGAACGGCCGACGTTTGTGGCCGATACGAGCTGGAACAGGCGTATCATCTTCATATTTTGGCTGTGGATCCGACCTACAGGGGGCACGCGTTGGGACAGCGACTGCTGCAGTTTCATATGGATTTGGCGAAACAACTGGGTTTCAAAGCAATCAGCGGCGACTTTACGAGTGTGTTTTCCGTGAAACTTGCAGAAAAACTGGGTATGGAGTGTATTAGTCAGCTGGCGCTAGACGAGTATCGCGACGAGAAAGGGGAGAAACTGTTCGAGCCACTAGACGTCCATCAGGTGATAAAGACCTGTGTAAAACTGTTGTGA